One part of the Mytilus trossulus isolate FHL-02 chromosome 11, PNRI_Mtr1.1.1.hap1, whole genome shotgun sequence genome encodes these proteins:
- the LOC134689565 gene encoding protein FAM167B-like, producing MSDPKPNLRLEPIKEDDIVDFTASPNSQQKSSLLETVSPKLNFKFFPKSTSLFRLKCTASKLGLDNRRPSIEAWKERYKGRKSINDDFEKDDDLEINGEFSKGKIKSINSSLEWLKSELTEMKKQDQSLASQFLKIKKAIYKLKLEWSCLDHQCMIEDAETDIDALDELRRVTDLPLQSEIDLSLKEKGFTKFNVSNRRYSMA from the exons ATGAGTGATCCAAAGCCGAATTTACGCCTGGAGCCAATAAAAGAAGATGACATTGTGGATTTTACAGCATCTCCAAACTCACAACAAAAGTCCTCACTTCTTGAGACAGTTAGTCCAAAACTGAACTTCAAATTCTTTCCGAAGTCGACTTCGTTGTTCCGACTGAAATGTACTGCATCAAAGTTAGGCTTAGATAACAGGAGACCCAGTATTGAAGCATGGAAAGAAAGATATAAGGgaagaaaatcaataaatgaTGACTTTGAAAAAGATGATGATTTGGAAATAAATGGTGAATTTTCAAAAGGAAAGATAAAATCTATTAACTCCTCACTGGAATGGCTGAAATCAGAACTT ACTGAAATGAAGAAACAGGACCAATCATTGGCATcacaatttctaaaaataaagaaagcaaTATATAAACTGAAACTAGAATGGAGTTGCCTCGACCACCAATGTATGATCGAAGACGCAGAAACTGATATAGACGCATTAGATGAACTGAGAAGAGTGACCGATCTACCACTTCAGTCTGAGATTGATCTTTCATTGAAAGAGAAAGGATTTACTAAATTTAATGTGTCAAATAGAAGATATTCCATggcataa
- the LOC134689776 gene encoding uncharacterized protein LOC134689776, whose amino-acid sequence MYINVVILCSIFQAYAVTAQITDRKSRGKENAVSNLIPKPRFRHELFQIINKDISLPPNVMPNAFANNRRSPILRNRDLRKVPFRNQNRLEKQRGFNTNIQHKQMNKSNRKMNLSKVVNSRRIKKRNRSKGSKVIEGPIPILRRDVTLQQQRVLPLTFSSLGILPTSVSIENPTPDSRIRLDRTLESNVLGQSLLPLQNNNVGPTFPTQPNNARINIPEGSRFFNTPPIQQPLNQERRGQNANVRNGNFQGTTDNLFEPEWPLPVFRPEGVQFPFLEPDQNIFPTPPTVRQQSFGLFPSPSRPQFNGLHFFGSPLRRLPPIMPTVPLSLNYLPYLNYVDNIRLAENLDIDTPDNVLPNSFPTRPHFTQFSQFMRTRFGTVPIFPLSRGVIIPFPRRRNILPLRSRSRSFQTSTPFQSQFTNVITTPPSVQSSSLVPPPSTFFFRDEDTSPFYQQPFYNPYYLDTFGTFLSDFKEPPRNITRSENGQIVRPFRKEKAERIKMSRSLGTHNVFEKDKLLKMDSFPERQKSSKDKKLKVNAMSYRKIIREYQSLIWKLDSTSVI is encoded by the coding sequence ATAGGAAATCAAGAGGAAAAGAAAATGCCGTTTCAAACCTCATACCAAAACCACGATTCAGGCATgagttatttcaaataattaataaagaCATTTCTCTACCCCCTAATGTCATGCCGAATGCTTTTGCCAACAACAGAAGATCTCCTATCTTAAGGAATAGAGATTTGCGGAAAGTACCATTTAGAAATCAAAATCGCCTCGAAAAACAAAGAGGAttcaatacaaatatacaacataaacaaatgaataagtCAAATCGAAAAATGAATTTGTCAAAAGTGGTCAATTCGAGacgaataaagaaaagaaatcgTTCTAAGGGGAGTAAAGTAATAGAAGGACCGATTCCGATTTTACGTAGGGATGTCACTTTGCAACAACAACGCGTACTTCCGTTAACTTTCAGCTCACTCGGAATTTTACCCACCAGTGTAAGTATAGAGAATCCGACCCCGGACAGCCGAATTAGACTCGATCGTACACTGGAAAGTAATGTTCTTGGTCAAAGTCTGTTACCACTACAAAATAACAACGTTGGACCTACATTCCCGACACAGCCTAATAATGCCAGAATAAACATACCGGAAGGGTCAAGATTTTTTAACACGCCACCTATACAGCAGCCCCTAAATCAGGAGAGAAGGGGACAAAATGCAAACGTACGCAACGGAAATTTTCAAGGAACTACCGATAACCTTTTCGAACCTGAATGGCCTCTACCAGTATTTCGTCCGGAAGGAGTCCAGTTCCCCTTTTTAGAACCGGACCAAAATATCTTTCCAACACCACCAACGGTAAGGCAACAATCGTTTGGTCTATTTCCATCACCAAGCCGACCACAGTTTAATGGTTTGCATTTCTTTGGATCACCACTTCGACGATTGCCTCCAATTATGCCAACTGTACCACTTTCGCTGAATTACTTACCATATTTAAATTATGTGGATAACATACGTCTGGCAGAAAATCTTGATATAGATACACCAGACAATGTTTTACCTAATTCATTTCCCACAAGACCACATTTCACTCAATTTTCACAATTCATGAGAACAAGATTCGGAACTGTACCTATTTTTCCTTTAAGCAGAGGAGTAATTATACCATTTCCAAGGAGACGAAACATACTTCCGTTACGATCTAGATCACGATCATTTCAAACGTCAACACCTTTTCAATCACAATTTACTAATGTTATAACAACGCCACCTAGCGTTCAGTCAAGTTCGCTTGTCCCGCCACCTAGCACTTTTTTCTTCAGAGATGAAGACACGAGTCCTTTTTATCAACAGCCATTCTATAATCCTTACTATTTGGACACATTTGGTACATTTTTATCGGATTTTAAAGAACCTCCAAGAAATATTACTAGATCAGAAAATGGACAAATTGTGCGACCTTTTCGAAAAGAAAAGGCTGAACGAATTAAGATGTCAAGGTCACTTGGAACACACAATGtatttgaaaaagacaaattgcTAAAAATGGATTCCTTTCCTGAACGACAAAAGAGTTCTAAAGATAAGAAATTAAAGGTGAACGCGATGTcttacagaaaaattatacGTGAGTATCAATCATTAATATGGAAGTTAGACTCAACATCTGTCATTTAA